The following are from one region of the Variovorax sp. V213 genome:
- a CDS encoding DUF2169 domain-containing protein: MKTVKPLRLSVITRPFLRGGHQRLGVTIMGMASMGEAPVLLPEPEFWKLAAEELGPMGAIDLGIPKVCAEFLATGHAYTHHQQEKTACAVALRVGGLERQLLVFGDRFWLDGRATAPRAFDSMRLDWTRAYGGPGFADNPLGIGHAQEIVNGLGVQRVPNIEHPLRRLDRPDREVEPASFGAIDLSWPRRMRLIGRHYDSHWRENLFPGFSEDMDWRFFNAAPPEQRWADRDSIPGGTPYEVWNMHPTLPVQRGHLPDWRTRAFIARKTAPGQREPEHFDEVPMRHTTAWFFPHLAQVALIYHGEIGIAEDDADDVTHVMPAIEAAGDPPRPLAHYFAILQRRCHPETGALYAARDDELLPAEAIGPWLDTLEDDEESALVRNMRERGQRLREDMMQKAREAGHDPRLLRERTPPEPFRKAPTLAELPEFIERTRIFTQDQRRRLEDGRKELQRLGRLNAVESRKVGFDTGELVAGIDRTTTKGPPAFDAKAALKGMLGIAEATGTPALPATQQREFKQVLERGQRGLLDMYRMGAQHQSAADAMSGERAAEVRQRVQEAMATTRDLSAMDLTGADLSGMDLRGARLHRTLLESANLEHARLDGADATEAVLVRARLSRASLAGSVLHRANLSMVQCVHTAFTGARMHETTLEKTRFEACDFSNAVLEHLNLLGAHFERCTFDEARLAYVTFIEQSRLQDCSFRGAALHKVGLISCVAARLDFTRAQLEACAWAHTPGDDGIVFREATLRTTCFVGTSSLCNMDFEAATLVQCGLRDMPLDGARFVRATLDTCDFSASSFTGADLGAIDAPESLFIRADFTQASLRGANLMHASLQKARLVGTDLREANLFRADVSQALMDSVTETRGAYIEQAKTLPRRAADPAQ; this comes from the coding sequence ATGAAAACCGTCAAGCCGCTGCGGCTGAGCGTCATCACGCGCCCCTTTCTGCGCGGCGGCCATCAGCGGCTGGGCGTGACCATCATGGGCATGGCGTCGATGGGCGAGGCTCCCGTGTTGCTGCCCGAGCCGGAGTTCTGGAAGCTGGCGGCCGAAGAGCTCGGGCCCATGGGCGCCATCGACCTGGGCATCCCCAAGGTGTGCGCCGAATTCCTGGCGACCGGCCATGCCTACACCCATCACCAGCAGGAGAAGACCGCCTGCGCCGTCGCGCTGCGGGTGGGCGGGCTCGAGCGACAGCTGCTTGTCTTCGGCGACCGCTTCTGGCTGGACGGCCGCGCCACGGCGCCGCGGGCCTTCGACTCGATGCGGCTGGACTGGACGCGCGCGTATGGCGGCCCCGGCTTTGCCGACAACCCCCTCGGCATCGGCCATGCCCAGGAGATCGTCAATGGACTCGGCGTGCAGCGCGTGCCCAATATCGAGCACCCGCTGCGCCGGCTCGACCGCCCCGACCGCGAGGTGGAGCCGGCCTCCTTCGGCGCGATCGACCTGAGCTGGCCACGCCGCATGCGCCTGATCGGCCGGCACTACGACTCGCACTGGCGCGAGAACCTGTTCCCCGGCTTCTCCGAGGACATGGATTGGCGCTTCTTCAATGCCGCGCCGCCGGAGCAGCGCTGGGCCGACCGCGACAGCATCCCCGGCGGTACGCCCTATGAAGTCTGGAACATGCACCCCACCCTGCCGGTGCAGCGCGGCCACCTGCCGGATTGGCGGACACGCGCCTTCATCGCCCGCAAGACGGCACCGGGCCAGCGCGAGCCGGAGCACTTCGACGAAGTGCCCATGCGCCACACCACGGCGTGGTTCTTTCCGCACCTTGCGCAGGTGGCGCTGATCTACCACGGCGAGATCGGCATTGCCGAAGACGATGCCGACGACGTCACTCACGTGATGCCCGCCATCGAGGCCGCCGGCGACCCGCCCCGGCCGCTCGCGCACTACTTCGCGATCCTGCAGCGCCGCTGCCATCCCGAGACGGGTGCGCTGTACGCGGCCCGCGACGACGAGCTGCTGCCCGCCGAGGCCATCGGCCCCTGGCTCGACACGCTGGAAGACGACGAAGAATCGGCGCTCGTGCGCAACATGCGCGAGCGCGGCCAACGGCTGCGCGAAGACATGATGCAAAAGGCGCGTGAAGCCGGCCACGACCCGCGTCTCTTGCGCGAGCGGACGCCGCCCGAACCCTTTCGCAAGGCGCCGACGCTCGCCGAATTGCCCGAGTTCATCGAGCGCACGCGGATCTTCACCCAGGACCAGCGACGCAGGCTCGAGGATGGGCGGAAAGAGCTTCAACGGCTGGGCCGGCTCAACGCGGTGGAGTCGCGCAAGGTCGGCTTCGACACCGGCGAGCTGGTGGCCGGCATCGATCGCACGACGACCAAGGGTCCACCCGCCTTTGACGCGAAGGCCGCGCTGAAAGGCATGCTCGGCATCGCCGAGGCGACGGGTACGCCCGCGCTCCCGGCCACCCAGCAGCGGGAGTTCAAGCAGGTGCTGGAAAGAGGGCAACGCGGGCTGCTCGACATGTACCGCATGGGCGCCCAGCACCAGTCCGCAGCCGATGCCATGTCCGGCGAACGCGCGGCCGAGGTGCGCCAGCGCGTGCAGGAGGCGATGGCCACCACCCGCGATCTCTCGGCCATGGATCTCACGGGCGCCGACCTGTCGGGCATGGACCTGCGCGGCGCGCGCCTGCACCGCACGCTGCTCGAAAGCGCGAACCTCGAGCACGCCCGGCTCGACGGCGCCGATGCCACCGAGGCCGTGCTGGTGCGCGCGCGGCTGTCGCGCGCTTCGCTGGCCGGCTCTGTGCTGCACCGCGCCAACCTGAGCATGGTTCAGTGCGTGCACACCGCGTTCACCGGCGCGCGCATGCACGAAACCACGCTCGAGAAAACACGCTTCGAGGCCTGCGACTTCTCGAACGCCGTGCTCGAGCATCTGAACCTTCTGGGTGCGCACTTCGAGCGCTGCACCTTCGACGAGGCCCGCTTGGCCTACGTGACCTTCATCGAACAAAGCCGGCTTCAGGATTGCAGCTTTCGCGGCGCCGCGCTCCACAAGGTGGGACTGATCTCGTGCGTCGCGGCGCGGCTGGACTTCACGCGGGCGCAGCTCGAGGCCTGCGCCTGGGCCCACACGCCGGGAGACGACGGCATCGTGTTTCGCGAAGCGACCCTGCGCACCACCTGCTTCGTCGGCACCAGCAGCCTCTGCAACATGGACTTCGAGGCTGCAACGCTGGTGCAATGCGGCCTGCGCGACATGCCGCTGGATGGCGCCCGCTTCGTGCGGGCGACGCTCGACACTTGCGACTTCTCCGCCAGCAGCTTCACCGGCGCCGACCTCGGCGCCATCGACGCGCCCGAAAGCCTGTTCATCCGGGCGGATTTCACGCAGGCTTCGCTGCGCGGCGCCAACCTCATGCATGCCAGCCTCCAGAAGGCACGACTGGTAGGCACTGACCTGCGCGAGGCCAACCTGTTCCGTGCCGACGTGTCGCAGGCCCTGATGGACAGCGTGACCGAGACGCGCGGTGCCTACATAGAGCAGGCCAAGACCCTCCCGCGCCGCGCCGCGGATCCCGCGCAATGA
- a CDS encoding pentapeptide repeat-containing protein: MTRDELAGKIRGGEHIQDQDFKGMNFDGLDLRGGTFGTCDFSRASLCGTQLSESVFDACRFDDAMLDAADLQHCAFTRCGLPRASLRSAAMMHAVFTGTDLQGADFAEARLGQATFHQSTLDDASFERADLTKSVFGESSLAGTRFDGVALNTTVYYRAGLLGASFSGASFHNVIFSEAALAGQDFSAQSFHLCQFIDADLAACNFAGARLSQCNFKGAKLERAVLTGVHAPQCLFPEADLRHADARGGHFDQSLWIDAWLDDADLSGARLEQCVFHRARCRRTSFARSQLVYADFSYADLSDADLRGATFQRTQTHRAIQAGSRWSDRIGVLDSDPALFEAERFSAARSSRPQRAGRDTFGRPMPPDAPDTAP; encoded by the coding sequence ATGACGCGGGACGAACTGGCAGGCAAGATCCGCGGCGGCGAGCACATCCAGGACCAGGACTTCAAGGGCATGAATTTCGACGGACTGGACCTGCGCGGCGGCACCTTCGGCACCTGCGATTTCAGCCGCGCGAGCCTCTGCGGAACGCAACTGTCCGAATCGGTGTTCGACGCCTGCCGCTTCGACGACGCAATGCTCGACGCCGCCGACCTGCAGCACTGCGCGTTCACCCGCTGCGGACTGCCGCGCGCGAGCCTGCGGTCGGCCGCGATGATGCATGCGGTCTTCACCGGGACGGACCTGCAGGGCGCCGACTTTGCCGAAGCCCGCCTGGGCCAGGCCACCTTCCACCAGAGCACGCTCGACGATGCGAGCTTCGAACGCGCAGACCTCACGAAGTCGGTGTTCGGCGAGAGCAGCCTCGCCGGCACGCGCTTCGACGGGGTCGCCCTGAACACCACCGTGTATTACCGCGCCGGGCTGCTCGGCGCGAGCTTCAGCGGCGCAAGCTTTCACAACGTCATCTTCAGCGAGGCCGCGCTCGCGGGCCAGGATTTCTCGGCGCAGTCGTTTCATCTCTGCCAGTTCATCGACGCCGACCTGGCGGCCTGCAACTTTGCCGGTGCGCGGCTGAGCCAGTGCAACTTCAAGGGCGCGAAGCTCGAGCGGGCGGTGCTGACGGGCGTGCACGCGCCCCAATGTCTTTTTCCGGAAGCCGACTTGCGCCATGCCGACGCCCGCGGCGGACATTTCGACCAGAGCCTGTGGATCGATGCATGGCTGGACGACGCCGACCTGTCCGGCGCCAGGCTGGAGCAGTGCGTGTTCCACCGCGCGCGCTGCCGGCGCACGTCGTTCGCGCGCAGCCAGCTGGTGTATGCGGATTTCTCGTACGCCGACCTCAGCGACGCCGACCTGCGCGGCGCCACTTTCCAGCGAACCCAGACGCACCGTGCGATACAGGCCGGCAGCCGCTGGAGCGACCGCATCGGCGTGCTCGACAGCGACCCCGCGCTGTTCGAGGCCGAGCGCTTTTCGGCGGCGCGCTCGAGCCGGCCGCAGCGCGCGGGCCGCGACACCTTCGGACGGCCGATGCCTCCCGATGCACCGGACACCGCCCCATGA
- a CDS encoding DUF3540 domain-containing protein, whose amino-acid sequence MNHHHHATREAAQPPSQDDGTDRNPHAAEMRALMGKPLPPAAAATPSWTGSALGTVVEQLPDGALLVEPQAGGDRWHCPRAASCLLEPGKGDTVLVAGPHRESLYLIAVVTQADTSQSHIVTEGDLTIRSRRGRIALNAPALALQAERAQVEIADMEYRGAELRVTTLVARFVGRTLETVLDRLSVLTRSSFRLTEEVEQVRAGQIDMQAAETLRLHAKNTFVTSKALVKVDAEQIHMG is encoded by the coding sequence ATGAACCATCACCACCACGCCACCCGAGAAGCCGCCCAGCCTCCATCCCAGGACGACGGCACCGACCGCAATCCCCATGCCGCCGAGATGCGAGCCCTGATGGGCAAACCGCTGCCGCCTGCCGCGGCCGCCACGCCTTCCTGGACCGGCAGCGCCTTGGGCACTGTCGTGGAGCAGCTACCGGATGGTGCCCTCCTGGTCGAACCCCAGGCCGGCGGCGATCGCTGGCACTGCCCGCGCGCCGCGAGCTGCCTGCTCGAGCCCGGCAAGGGCGACACCGTGCTCGTGGCCGGGCCGCACCGCGAGAGCCTCTACCTGATCGCCGTCGTCACGCAGGCGGACACCAGCCAGTCGCACATCGTGACCGAGGGCGACCTCACGATCCGTTCGCGCCGAGGCCGCATCGCATTGAACGCGCCCGCGCTGGCGCTGCAGGCCGAACGCGCGCAGGTCGAGATCGCGGACATGGAATACCGGGGTGCCGAGCTGCGCGTGACCACGCTCGTCGCGCGCTTCGTGGGCCGCACGCTGGAGACCGTGCTCGATCGCCTGAGCGTGCTCACGCGCTCCAGCTTCCGCCTGACCGAAGAAGTCGAGCAGGTGCGGGCGGGCCAGATCGACATGCAGGCCGCCGAGACCCTGCGCCTGCATGCGAAAAACACCTTCGTCACCAGCAAGGCGCTGGTGAAGGTGGACGCCGAGCAGATCCACATGGGCTGA
- a CDS encoding DUF4150 domain-containing protein has product MFANAQMMGMDLAFPDVCKTPPAVPIPYPNFALGPTAIPNAWNILYGGTPVHNMATTTPITNGDNSGVLMGVVSQTVMGPSRHITGAFTVLLKGTPCTRMTSLSVQNRCNIVGMRIVPSQFKVLVLAA; this is encoded by the coding sequence ATGTTTGCCAATGCACAGATGATGGGCATGGACCTCGCGTTTCCCGACGTTTGCAAGACGCCGCCGGCGGTCCCCATCCCCTACCCCAACTTCGCACTCGGGCCAACAGCCATTCCGAATGCCTGGAACATCCTCTACGGTGGCACGCCCGTCCACAACATGGCCACCACCACGCCCATCACCAACGGCGACAACTCGGGGGTGCTGATGGGCGTGGTGTCGCAGACGGTGATGGGGCCTTCGCGCCACATCACCGGCGCATTCACCGTGCTGCTCAAGGGCACGCCCTGCACGCGCATGACCAGCCTGTCGGTGCAGAACCGCTGCAACATCGTGGGCATGCGGATCGTGCCCAGCCAGTTCAAGGTGCTGGTGCTCGCGGCCTGA
- a CDS encoding tripartite tricarboxylate transporter substrate binding protein has protein sequence MPQARISRRRFTLAAAAAATVPMPALAQSAWPSKPIRIIVPYTPGGFTDQMARLVQVGLQARLGQPVLVDNKPGANSLIGVDAIAKAAPDGTTFGVVIAAYAANTTLYPKLPYDPQKDLTGVSLMGVSPLLAAVNVNAPFKTARELIDYARANPGKVSFGSSGNGSAAHLTTELWKSLTQTYMIHIPYRGAVPALTDLMGGQIQLFFDAPTGLINQAKAGKVRLIGVAGDKRLPAVPDVPTFIEQGFAGFTGSTWAGMLAPAGTPRDIIKRMSEEVARVIKSDETRAKLDAMGTFPAGSTPEEFDAFIAAETAKWAKVIRTAGVKAE, from the coding sequence TCACGCCGCCGATTCACCCTTGCCGCCGCGGCGGCCGCGACCGTCCCGATGCCTGCGCTGGCGCAAAGCGCCTGGCCCAGCAAGCCGATCCGCATCATCGTGCCCTACACGCCGGGCGGGTTCACCGACCAGATGGCGCGGCTGGTGCAGGTTGGTCTGCAGGCGCGGCTCGGCCAGCCGGTGCTCGTCGACAACAAGCCCGGCGCCAACAGCCTGATCGGTGTCGATGCCATTGCCAAGGCGGCGCCCGACGGCACGACCTTCGGCGTCGTCATTGCGGCCTATGCGGCCAACACCACGCTGTATCCCAAGCTGCCCTACGACCCGCAGAAAGACCTGACGGGTGTTTCGCTGATGGGCGTGTCGCCGCTGCTGGCCGCAGTCAACGTGAATGCGCCGTTCAAGACCGCGCGCGAACTCATCGACTATGCGCGCGCGAACCCCGGCAAGGTGAGCTTCGGCTCATCGGGCAACGGCTCGGCCGCGCACCTGACCACGGAGCTGTGGAAGTCGCTCACGCAGACCTACATGATCCACATTCCGTACCGTGGCGCGGTACCTGCGCTGACCGATCTCATGGGCGGCCAGATCCAGCTGTTCTTCGATGCGCCGACCGGCCTCATCAACCAGGCCAAGGCCGGCAAGGTGCGGCTCATCGGCGTGGCGGGTGACAAGCGCCTGCCCGCCGTTCCCGATGTGCCCACCTTCATCGAACAGGGCTTCGCGGGCTTCACCGGCAGCACCTGGGCAGGGATGCTGGCGCCCGCGGGCACACCGCGCGACATCATCAAGCGCATGTCCGAAGAGGTGGCGCGCGTCATCAAGAGCGACGAGACGCGCGCCAAGCTCGACGCCATGGGCACGTTCCCGGCCGGCAGCACGCCGGAGGAGTTCGATGCCTTCATTGCCGCCGAAACCGCCAAGTGGGCGAAGGTGATCCGCACGGCGGGCGTGAAGGCGGAATAA